The Amaranthus tricolor cultivar Red isolate AtriRed21 chromosome 6, ASM2621246v1, whole genome shotgun sequence genome has a segment encoding these proteins:
- the LOC130815308 gene encoding cysteine-rich receptor-like protein kinase 25, which produces MTIQKNVFPILQILLIIITKTTTAQTTETQLNYLAVQCTYSEPISTNTTYHANLLTAFSNLLSHSTINHFFFTSSGLGPDLVNAFYLCRPDFSLATCHACVNATIETFKNFCIGRKETIVWYQECMIRYTNNSISPSGNQTEPWSFVYSTLNVSESNFPMLVNTTMRELISEAVSVEHTPRFFAYGKANFTAFVGLYGMVFCRPDFAPEDCEICLTLALGMMSSCCGNGLSFRTAILLPNCQLRYDTAPFIFPSP; this is translated from the coding sequence ATGACAATCCAAAAAAATGTGTTCCCAATCCTTCAAATTCtcttaatcataataacaaaaacTACAACAGCCCAAACCACAGAAACTCAGCTTAATTACTTAGCCGTTCAATGCACATACAGTGAACCCATAAGCACAAACACCACATATCACGCCAACCTTCTCACCGCCTTCTCCAATCTTCTTTCACACTCCACCATCAACCACTTTTTCTTCACCTCCTCGGGTCTTGGCCCTGACCTCGTCAACGCCTTCTACCTCTGCCGGCCCGATTTTTCCCTCGCTACCTGTCACGCATGTGTAAACGCAACCATCGAAACCTTCAAAAATTTCTGCATCGGTCGGAAGGAAACTATTGTTTGGTATCAAGAATGCATGATTCGATACACTAATAACTCGATTTCTCCTTCTGGTAATCAAACCGAGCCTTGGAGTTTTGTGTATAGTACTTTAAACGTCTCTGAGTCTAACTTCCCTATGTTGGTGAACACCACCATGCGAGAGTTGATTTCAGAGGCGGTGTCGGTAGAACATACGCCACGGTTTTTTGCTTATGGAAAAGCTAACTTCACGGCTTTTGTTGGGCTTTATGGAATGGTGTTTTGTCGGCCGGATTTTGCTCCGGAAGACTGCGAGATTTGTTTGACATTAGCGTTGGGAATGATGTCGAGTTGTTGTGGTAATGGTTTATCATTTAGGACTGCAATTCTTCTGCCTAATTGTCAATTGCGCTATGATACTGCGCCATTTATTTTTCCATCTCCGTAA